The DNA window tttttgaaaaaaatataaggGTTGAACCGGAGCCGCACCCGGCTGTTAACCGGGCCCGAGCCCGGAGTTGAACAGTCGGTTTCAGAACCTGAACCGTAGTCATAAACGTCAACTGTTAAAGCCAAGAAATTTGCCCGACCCTAACCCATTGGTCCAACTCAAACCCAGACCCAATCCGTGGCCATATCTAAAGACACATATCCGTAAAGATTGGGCATCAGTTTTTTGCTTCAATCATGGTGATTCCCTGCAGTAACATTGATTAAAATTTATGATTAACAACTATGACCGCCTTTGTGATTcatgatcatttaaaaaaaaccaaatgaatttaaaaaatttatttcttacATATTACCTCtccattaaataatttaataaaaaatattttatcggTCAAAGATTTATAGAAAATtccaaatttataatatttctatttctagtttatgtattttttatttcaagCTACGACAAATTTATCCTCTTCTACAAAAGATTATTATtgtaataatatttaatatgtctgaataaatttttaatttgtaCTCATCTCatgtcttattttaaaaataaatatattgttaTACATCTTGAGGTATGAAATGAAACAAAGTTATGCTAGGTGTTGCGGGAGGAATATGTGTCAGGAAACATCAGTTGTGACTGTTTGATTATGTTTTGAGCAGAAGTCTGTAAATATAGATAGACACGACCCGACGACATTTCAGTTAAAATAATATTACATTTATTTTACTATACAGAAACATGATgagtcataaaaaaaaataaagacttAGATATATTGTATATGAGATAGAAACTTTGTGTACCATTATGTTTTTGGGCTGACAAGATAGATATAACAAAGTTATATACTAAGATCTAAAgaaaaaagtaaataaaaaattaaaacaaaggTAAAACCAGAAGTTAGACTAAATTTGGTCAAAACCTAAATAGAATAGACTAAATCGATATATTAAAGACTAAATAAGGAACAAGACGGAACATTAAATACTAAATACATTTGAATTCAAGTCACACCTATGCACTTGTATTTCTGTGTTCATTCACATCCCCTGTGCATAAAGTGAATGTTTGCAATAGccttgaaaaataatataaaatcaaCGTTATTTACCAACAAAAACTgtcagaatttaatttatttttacagATTTAACCGTTTTAAAAATTTGTCGAGTTGTTGTTAAATTTGTTTACTAAGTGGAAACGACCAACATCCTCAATGTATTGCTAGATCACTAAAGACATTAATATGACGATTTCTCTCTATATAAATAACAAACAGATTATCGTATTTTTCTCCTTCTCCTCTTACCTCATACATTTTATCATTTCACAGTTCATATGAACAGTAAATGCATATTTCACTTTGCAATAATACTATATATTTCTAAATTATCTTCAAAACTACTTTAATTTGTGATTaactaaaaattaatactttttagAACTTTCACATAgggagaaaagaaaagaaaaagaaagaagtCATCCATCAACCTCGATCATTACACATTACAAGTTGTTGAATATAATATTCGTTTATTTATTTCTACCAACCCCAAATTCATGAAACTAGCTCTTCATTTTCCAACACAAAAATAAGGCCAAAGATCGATATGAAGCCTCACGCCGTTGTTATTCCATATCCAGCGCAAGGCCACATCGCTCCTGTCCTAAAACTAGCCAAACTTCTGCACCACCGGGGCTTCTTCATCACCTTTGTCAACACCGAATTTAACCACAACCGTCTGGTTCGAGCTCGAGGGCCCCAATCCGTCGCGGGTCTCGAAGATTTCCAGTTCAGGACGATCCCCGATGGGCTCCCGCATTCCGACAAGCACGCAACACAAGACATACCACAGCTCTCTGATTCACTCACGAGGAATGGCTTGCCTCCGTTCTTGGAACTCGTCAAGAATCTCGACGAGTCGCCCGATTGCCCCAAGGTGAGCTGCATAGTGTCCGATGGGGTGATGAGCTTCACTCTCGATGCTGCGGAGCAGCTCGGGATTCCTGAGGTTGTGTTCTTTACTACTAGCGCTTGTGGCTTCATGGGATACTGTTACTATGTTGAACTTGTGGAAAGAGGGATGTTTCCTCTTAAAGGTAAGAAGGATTTATATATGGTAAACTTACATACTTTTCTTGATGGGTTATCTCTACACTTTTTGGTACATTAAATTGGAAGTGTTTTTAGTTAATCCCGATGTAATGGTTGGTTAATATTAACAAGTGAAGCGACAGATGGATATCTTGAAACCGAGCTACAATTGGTAAGATTAACATTAATTTTAGTTTCTTGGTGTCGCAGATGAAAGTTACTTGACTAATGGATATCTTGAAACCAAGCTGGACTGGGTGCCGGGGATGAAGGATATCAGACTAAGAGACTTTCCAAGCTTCATTCGATCCACCGATCCCGATGAAATTATGGTTCATTACAATATTTTGCAGACCAAAAACGCCTCCCGGGCCAAGGCAGTGATAATCAACACCTACGACGAATTGGAGAAGGAAGTACTGCACGCCATCGGGCAGAAATTCGATCGTGTCTGCACCATAGGTCCACTCCAATTGCTCGAACGGATCGTCGAGAGGCCGGAGGTGAAGTCCATAGGCTCGAGTTTGTGGAAAGTAGACGACGAGTGTATCAACTGGCTCGACCAGAGAGCACCGAGTTCCGTCCTGTACGTGAATTTCGGCAGCATCACGGTCTTGTCCCCTGAACAACTGCTGGAGCTCGCGTGGGGGCTTGCGAACAGTAATCAGAATTTTCTATGGATCATTAGACCGGATATGGTTAGTGGGGATAAGGCGATTCTCCCCAAGGAGTACTCAAAAGAGGTTAAAGATCGTGCCATGATGGTGGAGTGGTGTTCCCAAGAACGAGTGTTGGCTCACCCCTCGGTGGGCGGTTTCTTGACGCATTCGGGTTGGAACTCGACCATCGAATGTATATCAGAAGGTGTACCGATGATCTGCTGGCCGTTTTTCGCGGAGCAGCAGATGAACTGTCGATACGCGTGCACCGAATGGGAGATCGGATTGGAGATCGAGGGGGATGTCGAGAGGGAGAAGGTGGCAAATTTGGTTAAAGTTTTGATTGATGGGGAGAAGGGGAAGGAGATGAGGAAAAAAGCTTTGGAGTGGAAGGATAAAGCGCAGTTGGCTGCTAAGCCTGGTGGCTCTTCCTACCGTAATTTGGAGGTTTTGATCAATGAGATTCTTCTCAAGAATTAAGACCAAATTTGGATTTTAAAAGATACATATATGTTCCATTTCAGTTTCTTTGAAGCCTTTTCTCGTACATGGACATTTCTTCGATTTCGATGTGTTTAAAGTTGGTGTGgaataaatatttgtttttaatgaAAAGGAGAGAAATGTTATTAATCAGCCGGTGAACGAAGGAGGAAGTAATCACGTGGTTCTAAAATTTGACATTTGAATAATGATGATAGTGATTGATTTACTTACAAGAAATAATAGAGTCCCAAGGCGAAATTAAACAAATCTCTACTCATTTATTCCTAACATGAAACGTAATTTTGATGGGAGAAAGATATTTCGAAAAATGCTATTAGAAGAGTTTTGATAAAGTAGATTTGAAAATAATGAATGAGAAAATTTCGTGGCTTCCTTTGGTATACGTTCTAATTTACTATGTCTCGAGAAAATCTCTGATTTAATCAATGtgcaaaattttttaaaaaaaaaaacagagacCTTTTTGAAGATTTACTCAATCACCGTGGGCCTCACATGTTCTTATGTAGGGCCTCTGAAAGCCACAAATCCAATGAGTGTACTCCATCGCGCGTGGGGCTTTTTTAAAACatactattatttaaaaaacaattcattaaaatattgtaaaatatagaAGGTTGTAAAAGTATTGCTTTCtcggattttattttattttaatttttttttttacaaaaagaaAAACAAGTGGTCGCGGATTATTAGATGATCTTCTTGTAGAACTGAGGGGCATCGTTACCATCATCATTAACTAATTCTCTCGAGCTGTAAAATTACTTACATCGTATTATGGTATGTCAaactaatttatatattttaatttgatgTATTTTATGCAAGATTTGATTACATATTGATCCTATTGTCAATACTTTCCGTACTTGTTGtgataatatttattaaatatctACGATTTTTTACATGATAAAGTAAGTTTATATTGaaacaatataattttttaacataaaccaaattgaaaataatacaacatttaatgaagcaaataaatcaaaacacttcatattctaatatttataagacaattgaacattgaaactcacgaaagaataaaatttatttaatactttTATAAAATGCGACATGGGCATTGCGAACATAAGTATTTTTCATCATAACTCCACCTTCTCACGTGCACCTAAATTCAATGAGAACAATTATTTATTACTAAATCATTTTAtaacaaaaattataattacattaATCATTTCACATGATATCAAGTAAAAATAATGAAGAACACGTTATTATACATCTTTTACATCTCACATTGTCTCTCCCTCAATGATGGTTGATCCATCTCATTTATTATGTGTGCCATGCAATCTCTACAAACCTACCTCTTTTCTCGCCTCGTGCTATTGTGTTGTAATTGGAATGTTGGTTCATCCCAGTATTGTTCATCATGAACAGGGTAGAATCTTCCATCATATGTGTTCACGTATTCGCTCGGTGTAAACCATGGTTGCACAAGCTGTGCGGGATTTAATCCAAACCATTTTGCTGAAGATATAACATGTGAACAAGGAATTCCAAATATTGTCCACTTACCACATGTGCAATCATGTGTAGAAATGTTAATAGCTTGTATGTGATGCTAACGACCTGGTCCTGCTCATGTCGCGACGGATGCTCTTTAATTCCTTTGGCCAAATTTTAGTACTCGATGTTCAATTGATTTTTTTGACCACATATCAAATTTAGAGTATGCATAATCAATCAATGTTTGATTTTTTCCATCATTTTATTACTTCGGGTTCGGCGTTGAATGAAAAGTGATCGCATCGTTGTAAGGTCAACTCTACTATTGCAGTTATAGGGAGACGTCGAACCCCTTTCAACACACCATTAATACACTCAGACATATTCGTCATCATTATCCCTCGTCTCCATCCATCCATCATCATGGTCCAATGACCAGTTTTCCTTTGGGATGTTTGGCAAATAAGTGAAAGCTGATGCATTATTTGTTCTGATTGCTTCCATTGTGGCATTAAATTTCCTATTTGGTGTTGCGTCCCTGCTTCTCAACATAAGTCCGTCAAATGAATGTCTTTAAACTTACTGTTGAAATTCGAGCTGACATGCCTCAAACAAAAACGATGAACACCACGGGGAGCCTTGAAGTCAAGGAGATctttgttgcgtgttttcactaccgcaagtatacggtgtcaagttttagtactggttagagtacagatatcgatcccacgaggagtaaatatttaaaattgtatattaattaccataattgacatagctcaactttatttaaacaaatcaaatagttggtttgtaatcaattcaaataaaataacaattcctgtaattctagcacgccGTAGAATTTCAATGAGTAAAGCAATCTAGAGATATCATTTCGTCGAGTCTCCCCGATGCTAAATTAATATTGactaacatttaattaaatagtaccatatttattaaccaagaactcacaaTATTTTCTATTCCCTATGTCGAGtgttaaatagaaatgtactacatattactgattttaatatgtctattcaaaatcacgtAACACGTATAAATGTAAACAAGGTTCTTTTATGGATTcgtcagagttatacgtcttttgcacgttataaatatctaccgatgtgatttcttctgtcctaatttcaatcccctctGTCGAGTGTTAGATTTCAATTATGtaatcaatcgaattatggccagtaattcaaaagcattaaaaacaagaaatcacaaataaacacgatgaaataattcaatgaaaattcaaatcGTCATTAACATAGGTTCAACCACgactacatcaatctctagaaaataaaattagttcatgctCAAATCAAGATCACAATGAAACCTGTTTATGATCATTAAAACGTAAAAACAAATAACCGAATTAGAAACGTGTTGAAGGGAGATAAAAGtgcgtctccgtgtccggatttaGCGTCTCCagtctccgttcttcgcgttCCGTCGTTGGCTCTCGTGTTTCCCTTGCACTCTCTGATGGCGGCTGCTTCTAAATATTTCGGAACTCCCCTCTCAGTCCACGCGAAAACCTATTTTATTATGATACAtcgcgccgcgcgcatatgcgcgacacagactcgcgtatatgcgcgggTGCTTCTGGTACTGCTCTTCgtcttgcgcgcatatgcgcgctgctcTCGGGTTGTCGCCTGTtgtctctcgcgcatatgcgcgccatgagcGGCGCAGATGCGCAAGGCTCACTGTatgggtcgcgcatgtgcgcggcttTGGGGGCGCAGATGCGCCAATCTTTCTGCCAGTTGCGTGCATGTGCGCGGGAATAAGTAGCGCATGTGCGCCGTTGCTTTGCCCTCGGCTCCTGTTTTTCTCACCCTTCTTCTCATAAGCACCATTTTAATGCATTTTCATGCCCAGGTCGTAGTCGTACCTAgctacctgcaatcacaccaaaaacaacaaaaagcGCGTAATTCCGCCCTAAAAGactaacaatctatatgaagtataagaataatataagtgcataaaatgcacttatcaaatccccccaaacttaaacttttgctagtcccgagcaaaatcaaaataaaaataaataaaacattaactaGACTCGACTAAACACatcctaaaaaaaataaataactaaacgAACAAGAATTTTGGACTAAAAGGATAACCACTAGCCTCAGAGATTACAGTTTCCATGATAATGAATCGAACAAATGCCAAATTACTCACAGTTCACGTGCTGTGTGTTCTGCTATTCTCGTTTACCCACTCCAAATGCCAAGATAAGTTCATAGATGttcatctcataaaattttGGACTCCTCGACACAAATGCAATTAGCAAAATCATTGAGACACACATTTACCTTCACAAATCAACAGGACTTATAGGGTAATATTTGGCTAAACAAAGTGGTATTGTGAAGACAACAATTAACCAAATAAAATCCAATATCATGAGATGCGCACATatataaaatcaaattttgTGTCTATCGACGGCATTTTTCAAGTGTCCATAGGCTTAACTTTGACAActcttctccactagtatattgggtaCGTTTGACTCGGTTAATATGtcttttaagcttataacgttaGACTATGGCTAATAGCTTCAAATGAAGGTAGGGAGTCAAAAGTGAGAGAAAACAaaccaatttatttttcaacCCGCGTCTCCTTCCTTTTGTCTCACTTCCACTTGCCTTGCCACAACATTTTCACCATTTTGTCCTCCTTTTCACATTACATGTCATACTACTCCTTCCCTCTTTATTCAACTTTttctttctctctttttttttaatttttttatagacatttctttctttcttttcatcATTTCATCTTTTCGATGATATTCTTATATGCACACAAGGGAGAAGACTTTTGTAGTGATACACAGGTTCGTTTTCTCTCAGTTTTCGGTTGGTACTAGTGTATATGTTCAAACGTAGGAGTTTAGAATTGATACGAATGGGGGCTTTTGTGTGCCTTGGCACACTCCATTCGATTTTCATTAAGCTCAAACATGGGACACTAGGGTGTATATGATATTATGggtaggcttgaaaggctcaaacgttccaaaaatcgcctaaatcatccctaagtcacacAATACCCGTATCTCGCCTCGAAGAGTGACAAACCAAGTTCTAGACTACTTTCAATTTATCAATCAACTAACACAGATAGATAATGTTTTCGGGTATTCAAACAGAAAAAATTCcacatctcattctcatttaGGCTCAAAGGGCTAACAATTGACAAATTTTTCAAGGAAAAACAGGCCCAACATAAATCAAAGACTGCCTGAATCATTTTTGTGTTAGTGAACATATAACTCAACAACAAGTAATCAACATGCAGGTTTTGGAGTCCATTCATTCATTTCAACTCACAAACCACATGAACACTCTCTCGACATCGGGTGTATCAACAATCATAGCAATCGTGAATTAAGGTGTAAACGGTTAAGTAAAGATAGCATGCATTCGGATTCGTAATCAAGGAACAACATGAATTTCGGGTCAACTCTCATCATTGTTTGGTTATTACCTTATAACCACAAttctaaaaaaaacaattaacgACTACGAAAAGAAAAACATAAAGATTAAgtgaaacattttttttttcaaataaacataaaaaaaataacatcaAAGCAAATAAATCAACTCAGATCAAATTCAGCTCATATCAAATAATCAAATCACCCCCCAAATTAaaatatgcattgtcctcaatgtataaacaagaaagaaatGGGACATGCATACCTCACACGACGAGCGTCAGTGCTCGCCGTCATCATCATCGACATCCTCATCCATGTGCTGGGGTGGGTCCTGAGGAGGAGGTCCTGGATACTGTGGTGGTGGTCCTGGATACTTCGGTGGCCATGCAGGTGGCTGGGGAAACATGGGATCTTCTGGACCTATAGGCGGGAACCGCTAAGCAAGCACGGAGGTGAAATCCATCATGAATCCCATAAAATGGTCCGTGCGGTACTGAAGTGAATCTAGCACCTGGCGCTGCTCGACTAGTAActgtgtaacgtaccgtacttttactacttcaaaatttgcggaaaaattaaaatttttctttaatataaaataatcttcaataTTTGCCATAAAATACCACAACCAAATCCCCCATAAGAAAAGGTTGTCAAAAGAGtcgttcataaaatatttgaaattcgaCATCcccaataaaatttgctaacAAAATACTTGCTCAAAATATCTCCCATCACATCatataaatcagagtatttttaaactttgcataaaaacgtaaacatggcggtcctcgggtttagcctcccgctcagtccaagcctgccacttgatcgccacctcctgtctcctcatcaacataagcacctgcatcgatcaagtctagtgagtctaaagactcaacacgtataaactgggaataacgagtattacataataaaaccacatacaacttcaaaatataacatatatacttgaaacttaaactttgcgtaataaacttgaactcttaataaacttaaactttcataataactttgaactctcataaacttctttgaacttgaacatacatactttgaaacttgaacttgaataatagcttgaactttgcataataactttgaacatacgtacatacatactatgacgtgccatcatcataaactttcataaacatactgcatacttgaacatacgtaacttcatcattttcgtagaggatgtttcaaagcaagtgacccataacataataaatatctgatcagacaaaccacagtactgggctgacagggacgtatccactgccacatacataagatccctgttcataatttaacaggccagttgatccacgttcataatttaacgcttcacaaccacgatctaacccgttcataatttaacgggcggattggtccccgttcataatttaacgctttccaatcctaacataatttggtcacaagacatttagcatacctccaaaaacttaaaatattttctttgcacgtcctgcatacttacttggtgttgagggattcgttggatctcgattggggccgttgctgcacatactaacatgaattcaaaagCTTAACTTGCATATCTCATACTTAGCATGCTTACTCTCCAGCTCAAACGcctcttaggacattctaaaattcccatgactcgaccttgtaaatcgtagtactaaatcatgacatcaaacTCAAATCATACTATAAATttttcccaaaacatgaaggacacggaccttgCTTAAAACACGGTTCAATGATCCAAAATGAAACTCCATATcatctaaattaattttttgtatACTAGGATATAAAGATTTAATAATACtcaaaaaaatcaagaaaaactaATTTTGAAGTCAAAAATCTGCACTAGGCAGCGCTGTCCCGCacaggcagcgcacccgcgctgcacaCAGCAGCGCCGGTGCGGCGCTGCTGCCGCacaggcagcgcacccgcgctgcctacagcagcgcgggtgcggcctgCTGCCGCACAGGCAGCGCCCCTGCGCTGCCTCTGGCAGCGCAGGTGCGGCCTGCCCTCGGCGAGGCAGCGCCCCTGCGCTGCCAATGGCAGCGCAGGTGCGGCGCTGCTGCACCCGAACGCTACTCTTCCGACACGAACTCCTaaaaacatcattactaactttcgTATATGtagcaacgatcacccatcgattcccaacgaagcctgcaacaagaaattctcaagaacacattaaaattcataactttcttgaaacatgatttgagcagtcatactaaaaactccataactcactcgtttttaatccaaataactcgaattttatatcaaatcgaacgtatcaaaaagatctacgtttttgtaattaaaagttttctcaaaatctttactgaaaaatcgcagtatttttcagaacaacaaaaacgtgaatttggtgatccaaaaattgtttcaaacttgatctaaacgtgattgctcaaacttctacgcatcgcacatataattttcgcataaataacaacacaacacataatatgacatgatcgatgcagcaagaacagaatatacgtgccttttgatatttaaaaataccgtaacgacgataccgaagcggagatgatacgggagacgatccgggacgaacttggttcaattttcttcaaagaaaacttacTAAATATATACTGGAAATTTTCAGAGGAGATGTGCTCGTTGAATGAAAAAGGAAAAGGGAAGAGAATGAAATAAATAGATTGAGAGATGagtgtttttttaaaaacacaaccttctttttgtcaaaaaggtttaatagcatgttttgtttttgttgtgtgtgtgtgatacgTGTAGGAGTAGgtgtaaaagtgtgttgaattgtcaaatattttaatatgaaTGTGTGGTGTGTGCGATATAcatgtaagtatatatatatatatatatatatatatatatatatatatatatatatatatatatatatacataaaataatcatgccaattaaaatattaaacaattaatcaaattaaaaaaataaaattttaatcctttaaataaatttactaaaattttctaattttaaaataaaatgttccAATACTAattctttaaaagtttaaaaatcctTACATTGCTAAATACATGAATTAGATCTTTAAATtactaaaactaaataattcatttaaaatactccagtcttaacttaaaataaaacaccgcattaaaattcactaaaaatcgtcccggtctcctttcctcaatctcgcctcgaataatcgcctgaaacataaaactctagaaaacattttaacgtacattaaataaacataaataattaaaataatgaaatttcataaattaaataaatgcatggatttTACGTATACTGATTTTGGCTTTACAAACTGCCTCTGATCCTGCATCTCATTCTCTAGTCGTCTCAATCTGTCTCTCCTGCGCTGTCGGGCTCCTtcaggtggtggtggtggaagcGGTGCCTGTGGCAGGTCCTCGTCATCTGAATCAACGGGAGGTATATAGGGAGCAACGATGGGAGCCTTCGGCTTAAGCACTTGCTCATCAGGCGACCAAGAGACGCCGGCCTGTCTGCAGAGTTCGGTAACAATGTGAGGGCATGAAAGGGCGACCGGAGCTAATCCAATGCCGGCTCACATGATCGATCTATATATTATTCTTCCCAAGTTAACCGATTTGCCCATCAAAATCGCAAAGACAAGCGCAACTTTGTCTTTGGTTACATCGTGGTAATGCGAGGATGGGAGAACCTGAGCCAACACGAATGACGTCCACGCACTTGCATTAGGGTTCATCTCGGATTTCTTCAGTGAGATTGGACCACTCGCGCTCATTTTCCATACGGCGCCTGCCTGACACACAATCCGAATGACCTCTGAATAATCAACCCCATCGTCTAAGAATGCACTGTACTCATCTTCTTCGAGGCTTAGCATCTGATATATCGTATTTATCGTCTGAGAATCAAACGATACCAATTTACCTTGCACCAGTACCTTTGACTCATCATGCCGTATCCGCAGATTGGCATAGAATTCTCGCACGATAGAAATCACAGCGTCTAGAGGCGGTTGAGCAAATTCAACGCACTATCTTCTTTCCAGTTCAC is part of the Primulina eburnea isolate SZY01 chromosome 1, ASM2296580v1, whole genome shotgun sequence genome and encodes:
- the LOC140829355 gene encoding 7-deoxyloganetin glucosyltransferase-like, with product MKPHAVVIPYPAQGHIAPVLKLAKLLHHRGFFITFVNTEFNHNRLVRARGPQSVAGLEDFQFRTIPDGLPHSDKHATQDIPQLSDSLTRNGLPPFLELVKNLDESPDCPKVSCIVSDGVMSFTLDAAEQLGIPEVVFFTTSACGFMGYCYYVELVERGMFPLKDESYLTNGYLETKLDWVPGMKDIRLRDFPSFIRSTDPDEIMVHYNILQTKNASRAKAVIINTYDELEKEVLHAIGQKFDRVCTIGPLQLLERIVERPEVKSIGSSLWKVDDECINWLDQRAPSSVLYVNFGSITVLSPEQLLELAWGLANSNQNFLWIIRPDMVSGDKAILPKEYSKEVKDRAMMVEWCSQERVLAHPSVGGFLTHSGWNSTIECISEGVPMICWPFFAEQQMNCRYACTEWEIGLEIEGDVEREKVANLVKVLIDGEKGKEMRKKALEWKDKAQLAAKPGGSSYRNLEVLINEILLKN